A DNA window from Drosophila virilis strain 15010-1051.87 chromosome 4, Dvir_AGI_RSII-ME, whole genome shotgun sequence contains the following coding sequences:
- the Atac2 gene encoding cysteine-rich protein 2-binding protein produces MPRSNADDETETETRCDYCQAAIEDDNYLDCQKCEQSVHIKCLPHASTPGDLLGDVFFDFTCIKCVRLEPTADEDVPKERFVRQRIPWLLVLTLTLYNLSIKSKGLSHHGYFHWRTHIISFVDKNWNYIFEPRVRRRKQWAGSVSGALSHNSPEYFQSGVNVCLEHGWWRLAKPNLTPRSVRAEYEQRLLERQQLRTDRRATALDENSCGSDLSVTDHLSDAQASVTTEETAEGLSPPSEGCARAIPYMGRLPKLQPESQLQPEEQLQQSEETLEEAAQQQPLSSVQASLMDFLAESLGGDDLSMFMPPPLIGAGDKGDFFMSDALLEAPGNSASLFELENNFGLPPVEETEPVPRLEQPKLSSSSSSECEEEPMETEQPADEESNSYQPRIVQVTNFQAQEQQQRPPQVKEEPPEVKEETEDAELEPPATSSNKEISLEPCKPSGFVRQPRRNWPWLQETEQEEPETQQDEATQQRQLRLMNVQEEEQLQQQLHKIFALEPHKQGNVPAYVRRLFRKLCVRQWKREHNRPIFNLDEHVDPTARARRQLAKQQQAHILDRYQLLEQGNPSNRSSFYARIVGHTEYELFESPYTQRVLHPFIYRNQSMGPPWLRLMCELQYRVNRCYPNRSTIDFCYVRPQHIPAVNALLQSVFWPGIDVSDCLSYPDYSVVALYKKLVIGCGFLVPDVGYNEAYISFMAVRHNWQRAGIASFMLYHLIQTCMSKDITLHVSASNSAVMLYQKFGFKIEEVILDFYDKYLPPDSKQSRNAFFLRLMR; encoded by the exons ATGCCCCGTTCCAATGCGGACGATGAAACTGAAACCGAAACGCGATGCGACTACTGCCAGGCTGCCATAGAAGATGACAACTATCTGGATTGCCAGAAGTGTGAGCAGAGCGTGCACATCAAATGCTTGCCACATGCGAGCACGCCGGGCGATCTGCTGGGCGATGTTTTCTTCGATTTCACGTGCATCAAATGCGTGCGACTGGAACCAACAGCGGACGAAGACGTGCCCAAGGAGCGTTTCGTACGCCAGCGCATACCCTGGCTGCTGgtgctgacgctgacgctctACAATTTGTCCATAAAGTCGAAGGGCCTGAGCCATCATGGCTATTTCCACTGGCGGACGCACATTATCAGCTTTGTGGACAAGAACTGGAACTACATATTCGAGCCACGTGT ACGCCGCCGCAAGCAATGGGCTGGTTCCGTTTCGGGCGCTCTGTCGCACAACAGCCCGGAATACTTTCAGTCTGGCGTGAACGTGTGCCTGGAGCATGGCTGGTGGCGACTAGCCAAGCCCAATTTAACGCCTCGTAGCGTGCGCGCAGAGT ATGAGCAGCGCCTGCTGGAGCGTCAGCAGCTGCGCACGGATCGTCGTGCGACAGCGCTGGACGAGAACAGCTGCGGCAGCGATTTGTCTGTCACAGATCATCTGAGCGATGCACAGGCATCCGTGACAACAGAGGAAACGGCAGAAGGCCTGTCGCCGCCCAGCGAGGGCTGTGCGCGTGCCAT TCCCTACATGGGTCGCCTGCCCAAGCTGCAGCCGGAGTCGCAGCTGCAGCCTGAggaacagctgcagcagtcgGAGGAAACATTGGAGGAGgcggcacagcagcagccgctgagCAGCGTGCAGGCCAGTCTAATGGACTTTCTGGCCGAGAGCCTGGGTGGCGATGATCTGAGCATGTTTATGCCGCCGCCGCTAATTGGCGCCGGCGACAAAGGAGACTTCTTCATGTCCGACGCGCTGCTCGAGGCGCCCGGCAACAGCGCCAGCCTGTTTGAGCTGGAAAATAACTTTGGTTTGCCGCCAGTTGAGGAGACCGAGCCTGTGCCAAGGCTGGAGCAGCCAAAGCTGTCCTCGAGCAGCAGCTCCGAATGCGAGGAGGAGCCCATGGAAACAGAGCAGCCAGCAGACGAGGAGAGCAACAGCTACCAGCCGCGCATAGTGCAGGTGACAAATTTTCAGGcacaggagcagcaacagcggccgCCACAAGTCAAGGAGGAGCCGCCGGAGGTTAAAGAGGAGACGGAGGACGCGGAACTGGAGCCACCAGCAACGAGCAGCAATAAAGAGATTAGCCTGGAGCCCTGCAAGCCAAGTGGTTTTGTTCGACAGCCGCGTCGCAACTGGCCCTGGCTGCAGGAGACCGAGCAGGAGGAGCCTGAGACGCAACAGGATGAGGCGAcgcagcaacggcaactgcgTCTCATGAATGTCCAGGAGGAggaacaactgcagcagcagctgcacaagaTCTTCGCGCTGGAGCCGCACAAGCAGGGCAATGTGCCCGCCTACGTGCGGCGTCTCTTTCGCAAGCTGTGCGTGCGCCAATGGAAACGGGAGCACAATCGACCCATCTTCAATCTGGACGAGCATGTCGATCCCACGGCGCGTGCACGCCGGCAGCTGGCCAAGCAacaacaggcacacatactCGATCGATATCAGCTGCTGGAACAGGGTAATCCCAGTAATCGCAGTTCGTTCTATGCACGCATCGTGGGCCACACCGAATACGAGCTGTTCGAGTCGCCCTATACGCAGCGCGTGCTGCATCCCTTCATCTATCGCAACCAGAGCATGGGTCCGCCCTGGCTGCGGCTGATGTGTGAGCTCCAGTATCGCGTCAATAGGTGCTATCCCAACCGCTCCACCATCGACTTTTGCTATGTGCGCCCGCAGCACATACCGGCGGTCAATGCGCTGCTCCAGAGCGTCTTCTGGCCGGGCATTGATG TGAGCGACTGCCTCAGCTATCCGGACTACAGCGTCGTGGCGCTCTACAAGAAACTGGTCATCGGCTGTGGCTTCCTCGTGCCGGACGTGGGCTACAATGAGGCGTACATCTCTTTTATGGCCGTGCGCCACAATTGGCAGCGCGCCGGCATCGCCAGCTTCATGCTCTATCATCTCATTCAGACCTGCATGTCCAAGGATATTACGCTCCACGTCTCGGCCAGCAATTCGGCGGTCATGTTGTATCAAAAGTTCGGCTTCAAGATCGAGGAGGTCATCCTCGATTTCTATGACAAGTATTTGCCGCCAGACTCGAAACAAAGTCGAAACGCGTTCTTCTTGCGGCTGATGAGATAG
- the LOC6629036 gene encoding probable ATP-dependent RNA helicase DDX23 isoform X1, translated as MVNDKKRRSRSRERYRDERGAATADRDRERERERERERERQRDRDATRHRERDPRDRQTDREKERRQRRSRSREERARRGGRSPERQRQVRERSRERGARNGEPEKRPKLDSSASGTSVKPEDEQLEQKSDVKQKKEPLSLEELLDKKKREEEARSKPVFLTKEQRAAEAIKRRQEEVERLRAARDSARDQMQSASSSKSNSGIATASASLPVAMAPPPAPMKSERRERGGDRGGGGGGGERDRDRDNKRVEDLTHKDKEKELEAIRERYLGIVKKKRRVRRLNDRKFVFDWDAGEDTSIDYNNLYKERHHVQFFGRGNVAGIDIKEQKRTQSKFYGDLLEKRRTEAEKEQEKVRLKKMKRKEDKQKWDDRHWSEKDNDEMTERDWRIFREDYNITIKGGKIPNPIRSWNESGFPPEIIEIIDTVGYKEPTPIQRQAIPIGLQNRDIIGVAETGSGKTLAFLIPLLSWIQSLPKIERLEDVDQGPYAIIMAPTRELAQQIEEETIKFGQPLGIRTVVVVGGLSREEQGFRLRLGCEIVIATPGRLIDVLENRYLVLNQCTYIVLDEADRMIDMGFEPDVQKILEYMPVTNLKPDSEEAEDEKKLMENFYTKKKYRQTVMFTATMPPAVERLARSYLRRPATVYIGSVGKPTERTNQIVYMMGENDKRKKLMQILSAGIEPPVIIFVNQKKGADVLAKGLEKLGYNSCTLHGGKGQEQREYALAALKSGAKDILVATDVAGRGIDIKDVSLVINYDMAKSIEDYTHRIGRTGRAGKTGVAISFVTKDDSSLFYDLKQCVTASPVSVCPPELTNHPEAQHKPGTVVTKKRREEKIFA; from the exons ATGGTGAATGATAAAAAGCGGCGTTCACGTTCCCGGGAACGTTACAGGGACGAACGTGGCGCAGCCACAGCCGACAGAGATCGGGAGCGCGAACGAGAACGCGAACGGGAACGGGAGCGACAACGGGACAGAGATGCGACGAGACACAGAGAGCGGGATCCGCGCGACAGGCAAACGGACAGGGAGAAGGAGCGCCGGCAGCGACGTTCACGTTCCAG GGAGGAGCGCGCCAGGCGGGGCGGACGTTCGCCGGAGCGTCAGCGTCAGGTGCGCGAACGCTCGCGGGAACGTGGAGCACGCAACGGCGAGCCCGAAAAGAGGCCCAAATTGGACAGTTCGGCTTCCGGAACTTCTGTTAAGCCGGAAGACGAGCAACTCGAACAGAAAAGCGATGTCAAGCAAAAGAAGGAGCCGCTGTCACTAGAGGAGCTGCTGGACAAGAAGAAGCGCGAGGAGGAGGCGCGCAGCAAGCCCGTTTTTCTGACCAAAGAGCAACGTGCCGCCGAGGCGATCAAACGCCGCCAGGAGGAGGTGGAGCGCTTGCGCGCCGCCCGCGATTCCGCCCGGGATCAAATGCAatcggccagcagcagcaagagcaacagcgGCATAGCCACAGCGTCGGCATCGCTGCCCGTTGCCAtggcgccgccgccggcgcccATGAAGTCCGAGCGACGCGAACGTGGCGGAGATcgcggtggtggcggcggcggcggtgaaCGGGATCGCGACAGGGACAACAAACGTGTTGAGGATCTGACGCACAAGGACAAGGAAAAGGAACTGGAGGCCATACGCGAACGCTATCTGGGCATTGTGAAGAAGAAGCGACGTGTACGACGGCTTAACGATCGCAAATTCGTGTTCGACTGGGATGCTGGCGAGGACACCTCCATTGATTACAATAATCTGTACAAGGAGCGGCATCATGTGCAGTTCTTTGGACGGGGCAACGTCGCCGGCATTGACATCAAGGAGCAGAAGCGCACACAGAGCAAATTCTATGGAGATTTGCTCGAGAAGCGGCGCACCGAAGCCGAGAAGGAGCAGGAGAAGGTGCGCCTGAAGAAGATGAAGCGCAAGGAGGACAAACAAAAGTGGGACGATCGACACTGGTCCGAAAAGGACAATGATGAGATGACCGAACGCGACTGGCGCATCTTCCGCGAGGACTACAACATTACCATCAAGGGCGGCAAAATACCCAATCCCATACGCAGCTGGAACGAGTCCGGCTTTCCGCCCGAGATCATCGAGATTATCGACACGGTCGGCTACAAGGAGCCCACGCCCATCCAGAGACAGGCCATTCCCATTGGGCTGCAGAATCGCGATATTATTGGTGTCGCCGAGACGGGCTCCGGCAAGACGCTGGCCTTCCTTATACCGCTGCTCTCGTGGATTCAGTCGTTGCCCAAAATCGAGCGCCTGGAGGATGTGGATCAGGGCCCGTATGCCATCATAATGGCGCCCACCCGCGAATTGGCCCAGCAAATCGAGGAGGAGACCATCAAATTTGGCCAACCTCTGGGCATACGTACCGTCGTCGTTGTCGGCGGCCTGTCCAGGGAGGAGCAGGGCTTCCGTTTGCGTCTGGGCTGTGAGATAGTCATCGCCACGCCGGGTCGTCTGATCGATGTGCTCGAGAATCGCTATCTGGTGCTCAATCAGTGCACGTACATTGTGCTCGACGAGGCGGATCGCATGATTGACATGGGTTTCGAGCCGGACGTTCAGAAGATTCTCGAGTATATGCCGGTCACAAATCTCAAGCCCGACTCGGAGGAGGCCGAGGACGAAAAGAAGCTGATGGAGAACTTTTACACCAAGAAGAAGTACAGGCAAACGGTCATGTTTACGGCGACGATGCCGCCGGCTGTGGAGCGCTTGGCGCGCTCGTATCTGCGACGTCCGGCCACGGTTTATATCGGTTCCGTGGGCAAGCCGACAGAGCGCACCAACCAGATCGTGTACATGATGGGCGAGAATGACAAACGCAAGAAGCTTATGCAGATCCTGTCCGCTGGCATTGAGCCGCCGGTCATCATATTCGTCAACCAGAAGAAGGGCGCCGATGTTCTGGCCAAGGGCTTGGAGAAGCTCGGCTACAATTCCTGCACGCTGCACGGCGGCAAGGGCCAGGAGCAGCGTGAGTATGCTTTGGCGGCGCTCAAATCCGGCGCCAAGGATATACTGGTGGCCACCGATGTGGCCGGTCGTGGTATTGACATCAAGGACGTCTCGCTGGTCATCAACTATGACATGGCCAAGTCCATTGAGGACTATACGCATCGTATTGGACGCACGGGTCGTGCCGGCAAAACGGGCGTGGCCATCTCCTTTGTCACCAAGGACGACAGCAGTCTCTTCTACGATCTGAAGCAGTGCGTCACAGCCAGCCCGGTATCCGTATGCCCGCCCGAGCTCACCAATCATCCGGAGGCGCAGCACAAGCCCGGCACCGTGGTCACCAAAAAGCGACGGGAGgagaaaatatttgcttaa
- the LOC6629036 gene encoding probable ATP-dependent RNA helicase DDX23 isoform X2, whose protein sequence is MVNDKKRRSRSRERYRDERGAATADRDRERERERERERERQRDRDATRHRERDPRDRQTDREKERRQRRSRSRQERARRGGRSPERQRQVRERSRERGARNGEPEKRPKLDSSASGTSVKPEDEQLEQKSDVKQKKEPLSLEELLDKKKREEEARSKPVFLTKEQRAAEAIKRRQEEVERLRAARDSARDQMQSASSSKSNSGIATASASLPVAMAPPPAPMKSERRERGGDRGGGGGGGERDRDRDNKRVEDLTHKDKEKELEAIRERYLGIVKKKRRVRRLNDRKFVFDWDAGEDTSIDYNNLYKERHHVQFFGRGNVAGIDIKEQKRTQSKFYGDLLEKRRTEAEKEQEKVRLKKMKRKEDKQKWDDRHWSEKDNDEMTERDWRIFREDYNITIKGGKIPNPIRSWNESGFPPEIIEIIDTVGYKEPTPIQRQAIPIGLQNRDIIGVAETGSGKTLAFLIPLLSWIQSLPKIERLEDVDQGPYAIIMAPTRELAQQIEEETIKFGQPLGIRTVVVVGGLSREEQGFRLRLGCEIVIATPGRLIDVLENRYLVLNQCTYIVLDEADRMIDMGFEPDVQKILEYMPVTNLKPDSEEAEDEKKLMENFYTKKKYRQTVMFTATMPPAVERLARSYLRRPATVYIGSVGKPTERTNQIVYMMGENDKRKKLMQILSAGIEPPVIIFVNQKKGADVLAKGLEKLGYNSCTLHGGKGQEQREYALAALKSGAKDILVATDVAGRGIDIKDVSLVINYDMAKSIEDYTHRIGRTGRAGKTGVAISFVTKDDSSLFYDLKQCVTASPVSVCPPELTNHPEAQHKPGTVVTKKRREEKIFA, encoded by the exons ATGGTGAATGATAAAAAGCGGCGTTCACGTTCCCGGGAACGTTACAGGGACGAACGTGGCGCAGCCACAGCCGACAGAGATCGGGAGCGCGAACGAGAACGCGAACGGGAACGGGAGCGACAACGGGACAGAGATGCGACGAGACACAGAGAGCGGGATCCGCGCGACAGGCAAACGGACAGGGAGAAGGAGCGCCGGCAGCGACGTTCACGTTCCAGGCaa GAGCGCGCCAGGCGGGGCGGACGTTCGCCGGAGCGTCAGCGTCAGGTGCGCGAACGCTCGCGGGAACGTGGAGCACGCAACGGCGAGCCCGAAAAGAGGCCCAAATTGGACAGTTCGGCTTCCGGAACTTCTGTTAAGCCGGAAGACGAGCAACTCGAACAGAAAAGCGATGTCAAGCAAAAGAAGGAGCCGCTGTCACTAGAGGAGCTGCTGGACAAGAAGAAGCGCGAGGAGGAGGCGCGCAGCAAGCCCGTTTTTCTGACCAAAGAGCAACGTGCCGCCGAGGCGATCAAACGCCGCCAGGAGGAGGTGGAGCGCTTGCGCGCCGCCCGCGATTCCGCCCGGGATCAAATGCAatcggccagcagcagcaagagcaacagcgGCATAGCCACAGCGTCGGCATCGCTGCCCGTTGCCAtggcgccgccgccggcgcccATGAAGTCCGAGCGACGCGAACGTGGCGGAGATcgcggtggtggcggcggcggcggtgaaCGGGATCGCGACAGGGACAACAAACGTGTTGAGGATCTGACGCACAAGGACAAGGAAAAGGAACTGGAGGCCATACGCGAACGCTATCTGGGCATTGTGAAGAAGAAGCGACGTGTACGACGGCTTAACGATCGCAAATTCGTGTTCGACTGGGATGCTGGCGAGGACACCTCCATTGATTACAATAATCTGTACAAGGAGCGGCATCATGTGCAGTTCTTTGGACGGGGCAACGTCGCCGGCATTGACATCAAGGAGCAGAAGCGCACACAGAGCAAATTCTATGGAGATTTGCTCGAGAAGCGGCGCACCGAAGCCGAGAAGGAGCAGGAGAAGGTGCGCCTGAAGAAGATGAAGCGCAAGGAGGACAAACAAAAGTGGGACGATCGACACTGGTCCGAAAAGGACAATGATGAGATGACCGAACGCGACTGGCGCATCTTCCGCGAGGACTACAACATTACCATCAAGGGCGGCAAAATACCCAATCCCATACGCAGCTGGAACGAGTCCGGCTTTCCGCCCGAGATCATCGAGATTATCGACACGGTCGGCTACAAGGAGCCCACGCCCATCCAGAGACAGGCCATTCCCATTGGGCTGCAGAATCGCGATATTATTGGTGTCGCCGAGACGGGCTCCGGCAAGACGCTGGCCTTCCTTATACCGCTGCTCTCGTGGATTCAGTCGTTGCCCAAAATCGAGCGCCTGGAGGATGTGGATCAGGGCCCGTATGCCATCATAATGGCGCCCACCCGCGAATTGGCCCAGCAAATCGAGGAGGAGACCATCAAATTTGGCCAACCTCTGGGCATACGTACCGTCGTCGTTGTCGGCGGCCTGTCCAGGGAGGAGCAGGGCTTCCGTTTGCGTCTGGGCTGTGAGATAGTCATCGCCACGCCGGGTCGTCTGATCGATGTGCTCGAGAATCGCTATCTGGTGCTCAATCAGTGCACGTACATTGTGCTCGACGAGGCGGATCGCATGATTGACATGGGTTTCGAGCCGGACGTTCAGAAGATTCTCGAGTATATGCCGGTCACAAATCTCAAGCCCGACTCGGAGGAGGCCGAGGACGAAAAGAAGCTGATGGAGAACTTTTACACCAAGAAGAAGTACAGGCAAACGGTCATGTTTACGGCGACGATGCCGCCGGCTGTGGAGCGCTTGGCGCGCTCGTATCTGCGACGTCCGGCCACGGTTTATATCGGTTCCGTGGGCAAGCCGACAGAGCGCACCAACCAGATCGTGTACATGATGGGCGAGAATGACAAACGCAAGAAGCTTATGCAGATCCTGTCCGCTGGCATTGAGCCGCCGGTCATCATATTCGTCAACCAGAAGAAGGGCGCCGATGTTCTGGCCAAGGGCTTGGAGAAGCTCGGCTACAATTCCTGCACGCTGCACGGCGGCAAGGGCCAGGAGCAGCGTGAGTATGCTTTGGCGGCGCTCAAATCCGGCGCCAAGGATATACTGGTGGCCACCGATGTGGCCGGTCGTGGTATTGACATCAAGGACGTCTCGCTGGTCATCAACTATGACATGGCCAAGTCCATTGAGGACTATACGCATCGTATTGGACGCACGGGTCGTGCCGGCAAAACGGGCGTGGCCATCTCCTTTGTCACCAAGGACGACAGCAGTCTCTTCTACGATCTGAAGCAGTGCGTCACAGCCAGCCCGGTATCCGTATGCCCGCCCGAGCTCACCAATCATCCGGAGGCGCAGCACAAGCCCGGCACCGTGGTCACCAAAAAGCGACGGGAGgagaaaatatttgcttaa
- the LOC6629035 gene encoding solute carrier family 12 member 9: MSNSRDQETAPIAAPRNGSASNMFRSFGSLFGAGGGGADTARPVTPQSSDGYVEFGMQDPERSGRTLGTFAGVFSPVALSMFSALVFIRVGYIVGNAGLYVTFLQFLIAYAILLFTVASVCAISTNGAVEGGGVYFMISRTLGLEFGGSIGTLFFFANVVGCAMAISGCTEGVMDNFGPGGHFIHEASSHLPDGKWWRFLVSSLINTCMLLVCLVGAALFAKTSVLILGTVTVCLFATYISFLAKGATNDTIPVPVENTKMNWTKFLNYTGLSSDTLRENLDSHYGTDYTSNDKNVDFSTTFGVLFAGVTGIMAGANMSGELKSPSKSIPWGTLSAVCFTFVSYIILSFLMSCTTPYQTMQNNYLFLMPVNLWPPFTAIGILTATFSTGLSNLIGSSRILEALSKDQVFGSLLNFVLHGTWKGNPICAVFVSWVLVECILLIGSFNIIAQINSVLFMLSYLATNLACLGIELTGAPNFRPLFKYFTWHTCLVGLLGTLIMMFVINPIYASSCIILCLILVIALHLFSPATQAAQWGSISQALMFHQVRKYLLMLDPRKDHVKFWRPQILLLVSSPRSCCPLVDFVNDLKKSGLYIIGHVKLGDCNAVEDAVENQLWWSFLDHMRVKAFTEVTISRSIREGVQHLIRLSGIGAMKPNTIILGFYDNEAPKDFFQNGTSPYKTDGFNEGDIQNFPIRRDGESKHFEVQEYVQILCDTLRMKKNLCLCRNFQRLDKNFITISKHVKYIDVWPINVFNPTSGDPFDMVSLFMMQLAVIMLAKWKHLRVRIFLCETNEERTVGTFETQAPQMDIFSKLKLEQSLKELRINADIIEIQEWSRDTEFTRHARILRQFTAQADEALLDDGDEIAEDKFNRSLLYMQRVNQVIRDRSDQTALSFIYLAAPPKPTLPDFNDRSASYVELLTELTAELPPTILVHGVSTVTSTTL; the protein is encoded by the exons ATGAGCAACAGCAGGGATCAGGAGACGGCGCCGATTGCAGCGCCGCGCAATGGCAGCGCCTCGAATATGTTTCGCAGCTTTGGCTCGCTCTTTGGTGCCGGCGGCGGAGGTGCGGACACTGCACGTCCCGTAACGCCACAGTCGAGCGATGGCTACGTGGAGTTTGGCATGCAGGATCCGGAGCGCAGCGGACGCACACTGGGCACATTCGCAGGCGTTTTCAGTCCCGTAGCGCTCTCCATGTTCAGCGCCTTGGTCTTCATACGTgtgg GCTACATTGTCGGCAATGCGGGCTTATATGTAACATTTCTGCAGTTCCTCATCGCCTACGCGATTTTACTATTCACAGTCGCCTCCGTTTGCGCTATATCCACCAACGGTGCCGTGGAGGGCGGCGGCGTCTACT ttATGATTAGCCGCACGTTGGGCCTCGAGTTTGGCGGCTCCATTGGCACGCTCTTCTTCTTTGCGAATGTTGTGGGCTGCGCCATGGCCATATCCGGCTGTACGGAGGGCGTTATGGATAACTTTGGTCCCGGCGGTCATTTCATACACGAGGCCAGCTCCCATCTGCCCGATGGGAAATGGTGGCGCTTTCTGGTCAGCAGCCTAATCAATACCTGCATGTTGCTGGTGTGCCTAGTGGGCGCCGCCCTCTTTGCCAAGACGTCAGTGCTTATTTTGGGAACGGTGACCGTTTGTCTTTTCGCAACGTATATTAGCTTTCTGGCGAAAGGCGCCACAAATGATACG ATTCCTGTGCCCGTGGAGAATACGAAAATGAATTGGACGAAATTTCTGAATTATACGGGACTCAGCAGCGACACGTTGAGGGAGAATCTGGATTCGCATTATGGCACGGATTATACGTCGAATGACAAGAATGTGGACTTCTCGACGACATTCGGTGTGCTTTTCGCGGGCGTTACGGGCATTATGGCCGGTGCGAATATGTCCGGTGAGCTGAAGAGTCCCTCGAAGAGCATACCCTGGGGCACACTCTCCGCGGTCTGCTTTACATTCGTCTCGTATATTATTCTCTCGTTCCTGATGAGCTGCACCACACCGTACCAGACAATGCAGAACAATTATCTGTTCCTGATGCCCGTCAACTTGTGGCCGCCATTTACCGCCATTGGCATTTTGACGGCCACCTTCTCGACGGGTCTGAGCAATCTGATTGGCTCCAGTCGCATTCTGGAAGCTCTCAGCAAGGACCAGGTGTTCGGTTCGCTGTTGAATTTTGTGCTCCACGGCACCTGGAAGGGCAATCCCATATGCGCCGTGTTTGTCAGCTGGGTACTGGTCGAGTGCATCCTGTTGATTGGCTCGTTTAATATCATCGCTCAGATTAATTCGGTGCTGTTTATGCTTTCCTATTTGGCTACGAATCTCGCTTGTTTGGGCATTGAGCTGACCGGTGCTCCAAATTTTCGGCCACTCTTCAAATACTTCACATGGCACACGTGCCTTGTTGGCCTGCTTGGCACGCTGATCATGATGTTTGTCATCAATCCGATTTATGCCTCCTCCTGCATCATTTTGTGCCTGATCTTGGTCATAGCACTGCATCTGTTCTCACCAGCCACACAGGCGGCGCAGTGGGGCTCCATTTCCCAGGCGCTGATGTTCCATCAG GTGCGCAAGTATCTGCTGATGCTGGATCCACGCAAAGATCACGTCAAATTCTGGCGTCCACAAATTCTACTCTTGGTCTCCTCACCGCGCTCCTGCTGCCCGCTGGTCGATTTTGTCAACGATCTGAAGAAGAGCGGCCTCTACATCATTGGCCATGTCAAGCTGGGCGACTGCAATGCTGTTGAGGATGCCGTCGAGAACCAGCTGTGGTGGTCCTTCCTCGATCACATGCGTGTCAAGGCCTTCACCGAAGTGACCATCAGCCGCAGCATCCGTGAGGGCGTTCAGCATTTGATACGCTTGTCCGGCATTGGCGCCATGAAGCCAAATACCATTATTTTGGGATTCTATGACAATGAGGCGCCCAAGGATTTCTTTCAAAA TGGCACCTCGCCCTATAAAACGGATGGCTTCAACGAGGGCGACATACAAAACTTTCCCATACGGCGCGACGGAGAATCCAAACACTTTGAGGTTCAGGAATATGTGCAAATCCTCTGCGATACGCTGCGCATGAAGAAGAATCTGTGTTTGTGCCGCAACTTTCAGCGCTTGGACAAGAACTTTATAACCAT AAGCAAGCATGTTAAGTATATCGATGTGTGGCCCATTAACGTGTTCAATCCCACATCGGGTGATCCCTTTGACATGGTTTCGCTGTTCATGATGCAATTGGCGGTCATAATGTTGGCCAAGTGGAAACATTTGCGCGTACGCATCTTTCTGTGCGAAACAAATGAGGAGCGCACCGTGgg CACATTTGAGACGCAGGCACCACAAATGGATATATTCTccaagctgaagctggagcaATCGCTGAAGGAGCTGCGCATCAATGCGGATATTATAGAGATTCAAGAATGGAGCCGAGACACGGAGTTCACACGCCATGCGCGCATACTTCGACAATTTACGGCTCAAGCGGATGAAGCTTTGCTGGATGATGGCGATGAGATAGCTGAGGATAAATTCAATCGCTCGCTGTTGTATATGCAGCGTGTGAATCAAGTAATACGAGATCGTTCCGATCAAACAGCTTTATCGTTTATATACTTGGCGGCGCCACCAAAGCCCACACTGCCGGACTTTAATGATCGCAGCGCCAGCTATGTGGAGCTACTGACCGAACTAACAGCCGAGCTGCCGCCCACAATACTGGTGCATGGCGTCAGCACGGTGACCTCGACAACGCTCTAA
- the amos gene encoding basic helix-loop-helix transcription factor amos has protein sequence MLTNSEEHFIEHFYYSAESLEAAADSLAVGNLQDQLEQLMNQQQDRDFSGSADSLSDGTNSCSLELYYDTPAVLELEQMLSAQTQQQQQMGASKFQTKAAKYWHKTARNRPYDASSSSAYPSAASEDQEERDDCAPDVLRKRRLAANARERRRMNSLNDAFDKLRDVVPSLGHDRRLSKYETLQMAQAYIGDLLTLLSRDY, from the coding sequence ATGTTGACGAACAGCGAGGAGCACTTTATCGAGCACTTCTACTACAGCGCCGAGAGTCTGGAGGCGGCAGCGGACTCGCTGGCCGTTGGCAATTTGCAGGatcagctggagcagctgatGAACCAGCAGCAGGATAGGGATTTTAGTGGCAGCGCGGACAGTCTGTCCGATGGCACCAATAGCTGCTCCCTGGAGCTGTACTATGACACGCCCGCggtgctggagctggagcaaaTGCTCAGCGCGCAgacccagcagcaacagcaaatgggCGCCTCCAAGTTCCAGACAAAGGCCGCCAAATACTGGCACAAGACGGCGCGCAACAGACCCTAcgatgccagcagcagcagcgcctaTCCCAGCGCAGCTAGCGAGGATCAGGAGGAGCGCGACGATTGCGCGCCCGATGTCCTGCGCAAACGTCGGCTGGCGGCCAATGCACGCGAACGCCGCCGGATGAACAGCCTCAATGATGCCTTCGACAAGCTGCGGGATGTGGTGCCATCGCTGGGCCATGATCGACGGCTCTCCAAGTACGAGACATTGCAAATGGCGCAGGCGTACATTGGGGATTTGCTCACGCTGCTCTCCAGGGACTATTGA